From the Pyrenophora tritici-repentis strain M4 chromosome 5, whole genome shotgun sequence genome, the window GCGGTTTACCCAGAAAAAGTCTGGTAAGTTATCACAGCTGTTTATCATAGACATCTGCTAATAGACTATAGCTGAATGGCTAGAGACAAACCTAACTCATGTGCATCGTAAATGGGATGCGATCACTAAGCAGGTGGATATGAGAAAACACGAGATCACGATTGCGCAAGTGCTTAGCAAAGATGACAAGCCCACCCATGACATTAGTGGTAGAGGAATAGCAAGAATTTACGGCTCAGGTGGTGTTTTGCAAAAGATTCTTCGAAAGACCTATCAAGAAGGATTAGCAAAGCTTAACAACAACGACTTTGAGAGCAAGGAGGCTAAGAGAGAGTTTGAGAAGTTCGTGGAGGAACTTACACCTGATGAGATGAAAGTCGTAACTGATAATGACTGGCAGTAAGTTTATCACATCCTTTTATCACAGAGATACTAATATAATAAGGCAACGGGAGCCACCTAGCATTCTCGACTTACTTGGTGACGCTGATATTGAGCTGGAGGGTGATAAGCCGTACGTTAAAGGTGACGATAGCGATGAGTGTGAAGAAGAGGTTGACTATGACTCTGATCTTGAGGAGCATTTCAATTCACTTGAAGACGAGTACGAGGATGACGACCAGTGGGCTGCTGTACAGAAGCAGGCAGCGCTTGAGGAGTCTGAGGAATCTGAGGACTCTGAGTTTGAGGGGTTTCCGGATTCTGATGCCGCTTCTGAGTCTGATAATTAGAGTTTTAGGCTAAGACACTTTCAAGCATTGAGGGATAGTAAGCAGTTATCACAACCAATTAACACGGATTATTGCGCCATATAATCTTAACTTAAGATTGTGATCTGTCATTTATGCAGATTAATATCCGTGCACTCCTGACGATCTCTGTGTTTACTATGAGGCATTAAAAATGATATTCCGCTAGTAATATGCCAAGGTTTCAAGTTAAATTACAGGCGTCATAGCGCAAGCAAAGCTGAGAGGAGCGTGAGAAGCCTTGAGTCCTACATCCAAACTTAAACTTCTCAACTTTTTCCTATTGTGTGCTACTACTATTAATGCCTTATTCTACTACTTTCTAGAAGCGATGGACATAGCTGCACAGTCTATTGAGCTTATGCCTAATCCTACTAATATTGAATTTCCGGAGGACCTCAACTGTTTAAAAATCAATTCTCCACAGGTTACAAAGGGGGTGACAGGAGAACGATTGGATTAGTGAAATATCCAAATAATCGTTTTCTGCAAGATTATAGTGTAAGTGAGATCTTAGGGACATGGACAGCGTGGTGGAGTAATACTAGCTGGGGTATAAACCCTAAAAATGATAACCCACGATGGAACTCTCCTACTCGCTATGGCACAGTATGGTTACGATTTGGAGAAGCTGCTGAGCTTCGAACTGGCCACCCCTACGTGTTCTGCTACAACTGTAGTCTTGCACTCCAGCATCCAAATCTAGGTGGTATTGGGACAAAGCACCTTATTACTCATCTTAAAACAAAAAGCTGTCGAAATGTCCTTACTCCTATTCATAATGAGGCAGACTTATCGGCCTCTACTCTATCCCAACGTCAACAAAGAAACAGTACTTCATCAATACCAGCTTACACTACTACTACCTTTGAAAAGGAGCTTGTACGGGTAGTAATCGACAGCAACTGGTCATTCCGAACAGTTGAACGACCATCTTTCCATCGATTTCTTCGGTTCCTTCGACCAGATACTGTGATAATTAGTCGTTGTAAATTCAAGACGATATTCAAGAGTCAACATGAGGAAGCAAAAAGGTCTATCCTTCGAGATCTTGGAAAATCAACAAAGATCTCAATCGCCTTAGATGCCTGGTCTGCAGCTAATCACCTCTGCTTTCTTGCGGTAAAGGGTTACTACATTAACAAAGACTGGAAACTTCAGGAAAAGCTACTTGACTTTCTCCCTATGCGCGGCAGGCACACCGGTACTTCTATGGCAGACGAGGTACTGCATATTCTTCTGGATACAAAGACCAAAACCCAGCTTCTAGCTATTACTTGTGATAACGCTAGTAACAATAGCGTACTTGCTCGCACTCTCCAGTCTAAACTCCAAGAAGTCGACATTCAGTGGAGTGCCAGAGAAAACACTATCCCTTGCCTTGCCCATATTATCAACCTCGTTGTCCAGGATATTATCCAACACCTTCGGCTAGCAGCAACTACAGAGTTAGGAGCAAGGGATACCCTACAGAGACGTCATATACAGGACATTGAGACGCATATTTCAGTCCCAAATTCCCTTCGCAAGGTATTTCGCTTTTAACACATTCATTTATCACATACTAATAATAGACTAGATAAGGGCGATTTGTATCGCTATTGACGTATCACCTCAACGCTTTGAGCGGTTTATTGCGGTACAACAACATCTACCGCCAAAGGAGCGATTATCTGTTATCCGCGACGTGAAAACCCGATGGAACTCAACATACGACATGTTAGAGCGCGCGCTCAAAATCCAAAAATATATTGATGAATGGCTTAAACAAGAAATCTTGCTAAGGCCAGGTAGTCACCTGGATAGCTCTCTAGacaacaatcaaatggctGAGATTGATTTCCGGGATCTTAAACGCCTCCGCTTATCTTCGACTGAGTGGCATCATCTCGAACTCGTTACTGAGATGCTTAAACGGTTTAAAACAGCAACTAGCTTCCTCAGCCAGAACGAGAAGCCCCAGATTCAGTATATTTGGTTAATGTACAATCGACTGTTTGATTTCTTGGACAAAATGTCAGAGGACCTagatgaggatgaagaaAATCAAGATGATAGGGAATGGCTAGACGTAGTACGAGCTGCAGCTGACAGGGGTCGTCTAAAACTGAGCAAGTACTATTCGAAGACAGACGCAGAACGTGGGTTCTTGTTTAATTGTGCCACTATCCTTGATCCAACGCAGAAGCTTACAGCATATGAAGTATGATTATCACAGCTATTTATCACAGTCACGCTCTAATTACGCTTATAGGACGATTCATGGGAGCCACAGTACAAGCATCTCTACCGAGGCCAATTTCTTGCTTACCTTGATCGTTATGATAATACGGACGGGAGAGGTTCAACCCCAGGCTCTAGCATAGTCAAAAGGAGGTCACTTGGGAATGAGTGGTTCAGAAAGCCAGCTCCTCCCCTACATCAGCGTTAAACAGCTTTTCTTCCCAGAACTCTTCACTAGTAGAATCAGACAAGACAACTGGCCCAACCCGCCAAGAAGGAGAGTCCTACCTTAGTACTGCCTGTGTAATGACAGATGACTCTTTCGATATTCTAGAGTGGTGGAAGACGAACGAGCCTACCTACCCACGACTATCCCAAGTGGcgaaggatatactagcaATACCAATTGCTCAGGTTGGGGTTGAAAGAGTTTTCAATGTTGCTAAGGATGTTATTGGTAGTCGGAGGCACCGACTATCTGCCCGGACAATACAGCAGATAATGGTTCTTAAGGATACAATATctcaagaggaagaacaGGGTCTAGACTACCTAGTTGCTCAATTAGGGGAGGATGGAGAGCCAATTGACGAGGTTAATGATCTTTTTGAGCTTCCAGCCTCGTTAGAGCATACCTTCGATATAGATGAGGAGAACCAGActacagaagaagagtcggaggaagaggtccaggaggagcgtcaattgccacctcgaaagcgccagcgtcctCAGCGCTACCGTGATAATTAGCTGTGTTAATATATCTCGTTTTATGTATCTACTATATCATCAACGTGTACACATTATCTTAATTAAGTGTTGTTCCGTTAAAGTACCCAAAAaatataacccaaccccaacccaacccaacccaacccaagcccaaccctaccacttggtctgtgcgaccccagcccagccctaacccatggtctgtgcgaccccaacccaaccctaacccatggtctgtgcgaccccaacccaaccccaacccaagactgggtatacccaacccatttgccagcgtagTGGCATCTAGGATGTCCTTACCTCATGAACCGTCACAAATTTGTTATCGGGGAGACgaatttgcgcagcaggccTTAAGGGTCGTTTTAATTCCTACACACTGTCCTTTAAACTAGGAAAGAAGACGATTATTAAAGTAACTATAGACTACGCTGGTAAATGGGTcggggttgggttggggttgggttacCTTAATAGGTAATGACTAGGCTAACTTGGAACTAGTCATTACCTATTAAGgtaacccaaccccaacccaaccccgACCCATTTACCAGCGTACTATAGACGATAGTctctacgtagtgtcacacattgcAGATAGATACTAAGAAACAGCATTTCTAGGCACAGAACTCGATGCACTAGCCTAAGATACAGAAGTCCTTctgtcagatttttatggatgggatcaagtgtgtattGTTGTCAGATTTAAGGCCTGAAATCTGGTCGAGGTCAGACTAGTGCGACCCagcatctgtgagagccaatcagatcacaggaaggcttggcaccccctaggtgtgcccacaaccgtagacagaaccgACACACAATCAATAATGAACATCATCACGATCATCAcccatttcatcagtattccaaATGAGAGTGAATATTTGACAATTGTCTGtctctgtctacggctctgtctgtgggaggtggcctcgcctcgggcttggcagtgctaagtcccggcgctagccctggtttgggggtctcatgtccttccccaaccaccatcggctcgatcatggagcaaaacctcgcctcaatctgacaccTAGCCACTTTACAGTGTCTTTGTGTTTTGCTTctgcctatcaagccaatcaagaagcccttctcgtccatattgtatatatctcgagcctcaaggtggtattcagtgatctttcgatgcagTAGCTCGAAGTAGAGACGGTATTTagactcagaatcagccaggtggcgcgtacgatccatggcggtggtccactttgagataagatggatctcgtgtcggttgatgaagcgagtaacccagctctcgctgagctgctgatgggctacttcagatgagaaattcctaatcatctctcttgtagGAGGTAGGCCTTTGTTTGTAAGTCCTTCAATATATCGTACAAGCTCTGactcttgttgtgggttgagAGCTTGCCTGCTGGCATGCCCGGCATCCCTAGGCCCTGTCACGCCTCTCCATCGCCGCCCCAGAGTTGACCGGTCAACACCATGCTTTTCAGCAACTTCCTTCAATGTAAATTGTTCTTCTGAACCTCGCGATTTTAGATCTTCAATTGCCTCATCAATTGGAGCCATGGCTGTAGAGTTATCGCGCGTTGGAGTTGTGGTGTTGAGACGCGCGTTGGTGTTCTGCGGGGCACACTGTGAATCCGGGCACACTGTGAATCCGGGCACACTGTGAATCCGGGCACACTGCGCACGGGCACGTTACTTGTGCGTCGGTAGTCATGGTGTACCTTGACGCCAGCTTTTTGTGACTGTAATTTCAGGATGCATGCACTAAGGAGCATCTAACTGCGCAAGCACCATGTCCCGTTTTTATGTGAAGGCTGCACGTCGATTCGTGGGAGGGGCACCAGTCCATTTCGATCCTTCTCAACAGTTTGCGCCAATCACATCATGGTGGCAACAATCT encodes:
- a CDS encoding DNA-pol-phi domain containing protein produces the protein MPVAKEQVGDVPEGLVPAIKLEPPPGFEQDEWEQLTDGFACEADEIDGILDQRGSGGSRKGRPINLSVPYTGSLSGSARAIAQRERKALFDKEEKVLESVRTADRSAKYQLKKSLLQQPKYKLANSARQAKLLEKEWDILSKKRFTQKKSAEWLETNLTHVHRKWDAITKQVDMRKHEITIAQVLSKDDKPTHDISGRGIARIYGSGGVLQKILRKTYQEGLAKLNNNDFESKEAKREFEKFVEELTPDEMKVVTDNDWQQREPPSILDLLGDADIELEGDKPYVKGDDSDECEEEVDYDSDLEEHFNSLEDEYEDDDQWAAVQKQAALEESEESEDSEFEGFPDSDAASESDN
- a CDS encoding Dimer-Tnp-hAT domain containing protein yields the protein MRQTYRPLLYPNVNKETELVRVVIDSNWSFRTVERPSFHRFLRFLRPDTVIISRCKFKTIFKSQHEEAKRSILRDLGKSTKISIALDAWSAANHLCFLAVKGYYINKDWKLQEKLLDFLPMRGRHTGTSMADEVLHILLDTKTKTQLLAITCDNASNNSVLARTLQSKLQEVDIQWSARENTIPCLAHIINLVVQDIIQHLRLAATTELGARDTLQRRHIQDIETHISVPNSLRKIRAICIAIDVSPQRFERFIAVQQHLPPKERLSVIRDVKTRWNSTYDMLERALKIQKYIDEWLKQEILLRPGSHLDSSLDNNQMAEIDFRDLKRLRLSSTEWHHLELVTEMLKRFKTATSFLSQNEKPQIQYIWLMYNRLFDFLDKMSEDLDEDEENQDDREWLDVVRAAADRGRLKLSKYYSKTDAERGFLFNCATILDPTQKLTAYEDDSWEPQYKHLYRGQFLAYLDRYDNTDGRGSTPGSSIVKRRSLGNEWFRKPAPPLHQHKTTGPTRQEGESYLSTACVMTDDSFDILEWWKTNEPTYPRLSQVAKDILAIPIAQVGVERVFNVAKDVIGSRRHRLSARTIQQIMVLKDTISQEEEQGLDYLVAQLGEDGEPIDEVNDLFELPASLEHTFDIDEENQTTEEESEEEVQEERQLPPRKRQRPQRYRDN